The DNA segment CATACAATATTCTAAAGCTTTCAAAGGGATTACATCCATAGCGGAAGCTAAAAGTCTATGGAGTTCCATGCATGCCAGTAATGGTAGTGCTGCTAGTTTTAGTAACCAGAACAATACCAAGCTCGCTATGACTGAAGATATCGAAGTCGAGGACTCAGAAGGTAACGTCATGTCGAAGAAGATCTACGACGAGTTGAAGAAGCAAAACTTAGTTTAGCATCCCAGATAAACATAACTAATAGAAACAAGGGTATGGACCACATTGGCTCTTTATCGATCTAGTGTCACCCAACCATGCCTGTCGTCGTCTCTGTATGGCTTTAATACATATCTGTATTTTATACTCTGTCGGTGGTTATTACCACATCACACAACACGAACATCTTTTGCACTCAGTTTTCATTAAAGGGGCCATTAAGGCGGTTTAAGCtgtaaattgaaaaattggttaaatatcaattgaaactttactaatttaatattgtattatatttacaagATATAGATGTTTgcaatttaattaattgatttattattaaagtcgtttatatatttagagTGGTCAATAAATGGCAATTGAAGTCTCGTTGAGTGCAAAGATATTGTAACTGTGTCTGGTGAGAAAGAACGAGGCAATACAGATACGGGATATAGAGCATAGATAATCTattataattcattattttatttacaatgGATCCACATAGCCCAATTGTTTTAGATCAAGGTACTGGTTTTGTTAAGATTGGTCGTGCTGGTGAGAATTTCCCAGATCATACTTTCCCATCCATTGTTGGTAGACCGATCCTGAGAGCTGAAGAACGTGGGAATCTTAATATCCCTTTGAAAGATGTCATGATTGGTGAAGAAGCTAGTGCTGTTAGATCTTATCTACAAATTTCATATCCTATGGAAAATGGTATTATCAAGAACTGGACCGATATGGAGTTGTTATGGGATTATGCATTTTATGAACAGATGAAGTTACCAAGCACATCCGGTGGTAAAGTTTTACTAACCGAACCACCTTTAAATCCATTGAAGAATAGAGAGAAGATGTGTGAAGTAATGTTTGAAAAGTATGATTTTGGTGGTGTGTATGTTGCAATCCAAGCCGTGTTAGCTTTATACGCACAAGGTTTGTCTTCGGGTGTTGTGATAGACTCCGGTGACGGTGTTACACATATTGTCCCAGTTTATGAGTCTGTCGTGTTAAATCATCTAACTAGACGATTAGACGTTGCTGGTAGAGATGTTACAAGACATTTGATTGACTTGTTGTCTCGTCGTGGTTATGCATTCAATAGAACTGCTGATTTTGAAACAGTTCGtcaaattaaagaaaagcTGTGTTATGTTTCTTATGATTTGGAATTAGATACTAAATTAGCAAGAGAAACAACAACTTTAGTCGAAAACTACGAGTTACCAGATGGTAGAGTCATTAAAGTTGGTCAAGAAAGATTTGAAGCCGCAGAATGTTTGTTCCAACCTAATCTTGTAGATGTTGAAAGTGCAGGTGTCGGTGAACTCTTATTTAATACAATTCAATCAGCTGATATCGATGTTAGAAGCTCATTGTACAAAGCCATTGTTTTATCTGGTGGTTCTAGTATGTATCCAGGTCTTCCTTCCAGaatagaaaaagaattaaagCAGTTATGGTACACTAGAGTATTAAACAATGACCCTGCAAGACTAGATAAATTTAAGGTCAGAATCGAAGATCCTCCAAGAAGAAAACATATGGTGTTTATCGGTGGTGCAGTTTTAGCTAGCATCATGGCTGATAAAGACCACATGTGGTTATCTAAACAAGAATGGGCTGAATCCGGTCCTGCTGCTATGGCTAAATTTGGTCCAAGATAATCCTCATTGATGAGCAACggtaaaatcaaaaataattaaaacaataatgtATAAATAGAATATATCTACATGTATAATCCATACATACGTATGCATAtacttcaataaaaattacAGAATATCATAAATATTGACGCAATGTATTATACTTATCTTGTCTTCTAAAACGGTACATCTAATGATCACTATTTATGATGCTATGTGTATGTTTTGACCCATGTTCTTATTTATAGGTATTATGCTATTCTGAATTACataattaaacaatttttctttttctttgttaCATCGCCATAGTTTGAGCTCTTTGATATAGGCTtctttgaaaatgatgtaGTATTAAATTTACTTTTACTGTTTACTGGTATATTTGTAGTAGATGATTGCTTTCTTGGGGAATTATTCCCAATGTCATTcgtaaaataattttgacTACTAGTGctattatttgaagtaaGAGTATCAACAGGTATTGATCTACTTGGGTTCATTTTTACTGGTGAAGATGTATATGTGTCCTGGTTCATTTCCATTGGTGTGCTTAACGAACCAACAATTTCATCAACAGATGCAGTAAATTTGTCCTCATCTGAATCtaaattgttaaaaagTTCTTTTGTGGTGGATTTAAATAGATTTACTGTGTTAGTGCTCCTTGATCTCTCATGATGAGGTCTTTCATTCAAACTAACATCTTGTGCAGAGGAGGTAGATTGATCTCTTGATTCCAGTTTTCTTTTTGCTCTTGGATCATTGTTTTTTGCTGCCACCTCATACCATTTCCACGCATTATTTATATCCTTTTCACATCCTTTCCCCTTTTCTAAAAAGTATCCTAATGTAAATTGTGCTTTGGGGTAGCCACAATTGGCAGCTTTATAGGCCCATTCATATGCTTCTGATTCATCCTTAGCAAATGCAGGTTCCGCACCTAATATGTACCATGCACAAAGTCCCATCATACCAATTGGATTGCCATTCATTGCTGCCTGGGTATAATAATGAACAGATAGTGAAACGTCTTGTTTTATAGACGAATTCCCAGTTTCGTACAATTGCCCCAGTAGCACGGCTGATGTTGTATGGCCCAATGACGCAGCCTGGATGTATAGTTCAACGGCATATTTTTCATCAGGTATGATCAAATCTAAAAAACCTCTTTGATAAATCTTTGCCAATTCATATGGAGCAGCGGCTGTAAGTTTATTAGCTCTGGCGGCAGCTCTGGATAACCATTTGATACCGTTTTGTTTTGTAGTGATATCATCAGAAATACCCATTCTTCcataaaatgaatataaacCTAACTTAAACATAGATGATTGATGGTTTCTTGTCGCTGCAAATTTCAAGAAATCAATTGACTTTTTTGAATCCCTTGTTGTACCCAGCCCATTTTCTAAACAATAGGAGGCTCTATATGCACTTTCAACATGGCCATGCTTTGCAGCTGCACGGAATTGATTAAATGattctttattatctaCTTTCCCAAAAGCACCTGATGCATAAGCATCACCTAATAAATATTGAGCGTCAACGTAACCTTTCGAGGCCAGCTTTTTTAAATAGTGATGcgattcttttaaaaattgcTTTCTCAATTCCATACAGTCTATTCCATCCTCAGCATTGAATTGTAAATTCATTCCATTGTTTGAGATAGCACCATCTGAAGATTTCATTGATAATGCAGTTTGTAACATATATTGtgcaaattcaaataaagcTATTGGATCTTTagattttttcaaattttgtCTATACATTTCAATAGTCTCTAGTCTTGGAGTTAATGCAGAGGGGTTTTCATCTAACTGCTGTTGTAATATTTCATGTGATGCACTTGCtataaattcatttgtAGCTGTGAATTCTGAATCTGAATCCTCATCCTTACGGTACAAATGTGATAAGTCCATGGATTTTGTTCTTTTCCTGTCGTGCCTGTTAGAGACAGAAGgctttttaaaatttagtTCTGAAGTGACTGCTGAGGAAGCAATATCTCCATTGCTCGTAGCGTTGACGTCTATATCCGTATTTGAACGAACAGATAAGCTATTGTCATCGCTGAAATTATCTTTGTACAAGGAATAATTGCTATCATTAATAGATGAGTCCTggtaatttttcaaatcaacGTATTCATTAGTATCGTCCTTGTGTGCCATTGCTATCTTCTTGAATGGATGTATTTTGTGGTCATCTTTCAATATAGAATTTGTAGCGCCATTGAAATTCATTGGAGGAAAGGTCACCTCACTGCCGGGAATCTTGGAGTTGAACTAATAGGCCAAATCACACTAACTCAGTACAGAAGATGTCTAACTTATACTCGATCATTCCAAAAGGTAGACAAGTTGTAGATACTCAGTTAACGTACTATGTATATGTTAATCtcaaattatttaagtCTCGAAATGTTACTTGTGACTTAATGCGAGCGAAATTTGCACGTTTCGTGCCTTCATCAGTACAGAGATGAAGATGCATCGGTGTATTTTAAGATGTTACCAAGTGAGATGCTCCTGGTGTACGTgcctatatatataacgTTCTAGAATAATACGGTCAATATGCTCCTTCCAATTGCTATGCATGTGTGTTTCTATTACAATTACAGATGCGTTGCGTATATAGCTAATATCGTAATTATTTACATGGTAAGATATGAGATATGGGGTGTGTCTCTCTATTTTATGAGATCTGATTCAGATATGTTGTGTTTCTCCAtgattttcttcaatatcatgTCTTCTCCAAACTCTGCTGCTTCTAACTGCTTCCATTTCTCCTCAACTTTTTTACGTTTTTCCTTCTTCTCTTGTATGGTGCTGACAACAGCTTGTCTTTTGGCTTCTTTCAAACATTCAGTCAGGGCATCTTTCTCATTGTTACAGACACCGAACACTCTTTTGTAGAATCCTTTCTGGTGGCACTTATCTAGAGCCTCTATGAAATCCAAACATGCTATAATTCGATCCAGTTAGTAAAACACAATAATTACCGAAACAGAAGCTGAACAATGCCTATCATTCAACTAACAATAAAACATacaatgaaattttttttgttctaATTGTGGATGCATCTTGTCTTGAGGATATATTGTCTTCGAGCAACGACAATTGTAGATAACAAATCTTCCTTTTAAAGTGGTCTTCTCTATCCTTATATATGGGTGattttttcacttttaGGATTTATAGCCCCCTCCCCGGtgatataaaaaatgaacaGACTGAAACAGTGGAGACGACCAGTCAAGTGACAAGTACTTAAATATGGCTAGCGGGACCAGTTGGTAAGTAGATGAAACATTGAACTAGCAGCGACATCTTATAACCATGGCACTTTCCAATTGCAGTATTGATGAGTTTGGTGCGCGATATCGGGAGAGAAGAAGATACCAGATGATGAAGTTTTTTGGCTTCTCTATAATGACTCTGCTGCTCTGCAGGGTTAGTATCAACAAGGTTAAAGCCAGTGTAGTTAAGCCAAGTTACTTTGAGTTGAATTACTCGACAGTGGCTGGACCGGGGGACCTGAGGAAGAATCTCTTGAGTTCCATGCTGTTAGCGTCGGGAATTACAGTTGGTGTGTTTGGGATGCTTGTGAATGGGAGCTGTTGGACGTGGGATATTTCGAACTTAACAGAGTTTCGCAAATACAAAGGTATAGCCAGCTCGTTGGAGGACAATGGGACGAGCCCCATCAAGAGGTTTACCAACCTGCCTTTAGTCAACGAGGAGATGCAAGAGGTGTATGATGCTGTGGACCGCGCTCTACAGAAGCTCTGAGGCCAGCTGAAGCAACgtgtatatatttagatACTGGTACATAATTGTAGGCAATGCATTGTTacatatttattgttaCGCGAACAGCTATAAATGTTATTTGACGTTGGGAGATCAGTACAGCTTCAAGTCGCCGGTGATGAGGTCCAGCACCTGTTTTGGAGCAGGACCTAGACCTAAGACTGTGGCACTGCCGGCCTCGATCTGTGTTCTGCCTGCATCGTGGATGACGCAGGCATTGACGCCCAGGGAGATGGCCTTTGCGAACAGTTCGTCCATGAGCTCCTTGTCTGGACACTTGAGGGTGATCTTTGCCTGTCCATTACGCAGCCAACGGTCTGTCATGACTGGGTTGTATGATATTTTCTCTGAATTTACGGCGATGTTCCTGAAGCATTGGAGGGCGGCGTGGCAGCACTGGGCGGCGATCTTGCCCTTGGTCATCTGGAGGTCCTGGCGAATGACCAACGCCAGCCTGACCTCGCCGGGCACGTCGTTGAGCTGCAGCGACTCGATCTCGTAGTCCGACTCAGTTTCTGTTTCGAACTCGGACTCGCTGGAGGACTGGGCCAGAACAGGTGCCTTAGGCACCTGTTCTGTGGTATTCGCAGGCGTCCTGGCGGGTGGCCTGGCGGGTGGCCTGGCGTGGGAGCGTGTGTTGCCCTTCGAGAGCATAGAGCCGATGAGGACGCCGGTGGCCAGCGACACTGCGGCGGTGGACAAGACAAGCAGACTTTGTTTCGACATGGAAGGGGGGGGCGTTGCGTGCGATGGAGGAGATTCACAGGTCACGGTGACCCCCCAACCGAGACGCCCAGATATACAGACAGCCATGACCACCTCCATCTTTTCAGCACCTGGGGGTGGCCAGGTGGGGCGCGCCTCCACCCGCTGCAACCGACAGAAACACATCCGGAACATTACCCGGCTGTCTTGTATGTTACCCGCACTAGCACCCTGTTACCCGCCCGTATCTGTGCCATCACTCCCGACGGGCTCGCGGGCTGCCGCCCTGTCACCCGCACCGCTGCTCTGCACATTATCAGATTGACCACCGTCTTTCATATCTGGAGGCAAAATGgcaatgaaatattatcacCACTCTCTCCCATGGCACACCGGTTGGAAAATATGCATTGCAGTCTTGGACGGTGGGAAGGTGGGGAAACCCTCTCTGTTAGATCTCGGTCTACCGCATGGGCCTATATGGTTACACAcacatgtatatatatatatgagCGTGCTTGCTTGTGAATGGCCACTTAATTGACCTCTCAGAAGAGCACAGATCTGCTTTCTCTTAAAATGGGTCAAATACTTTCGAATCCAGTCACTGAGAAAAATGAAGCCCAGAACGGTGATGTTTTAACGTCGTATGGGTTCTCAGATATGCAAGGTTGGAGAATGTCTATGGAAGATTCTCACATTGCAGACTTGAATATCCTTTCGAAGCTGGGCCAAAGCCCAGCTTCTAAGGATCATATTGCATTCTACTCTATCTTCGATGGTCATGGCGGTTCCAATGTATCAAAGTTTTGTGGTGAAAAAGTTGTGAGTATCCTACTGGGATTGCCTTCTTTTActgaaaatatcaataacgACTCAAGGAAAAGTTTTAGTGACATTCTAGTCGAACTGTATTTGAACGCGGATATCGAATTGTTGAAAGATCCtgtattgaaaaatgacCATTCCGGTTGCACAGCTACGTCGATTCTAGTTTCAGATttgcaaaaaaaaatctatTGTGCAAATTCAGGTGATTCCAGGACTGTCTTGTCAACTGATGCCGCCGCTAAAGCCTTATCATACGATCATAAACCAACTCTAGCTTCCGAAAGATCAAGAATTGTCGCTGCAAAAGGTTTTGTCGAAATGGACAGAGTCAATGGTAATTTGGCGTTATCGAGAGCTTTAGGTgattttgaattcaaatcaaatgatgaattgTCTGCACACGAACAAATCGTTACTTGTGTCCCGGATATCGCAGAACATAATATCGATTATGACAATGATGAATTTGTCATCTTAGCTTGTGATGGTATCTGGGATTGTTTAACCTCCCAAGAATGTGTTGATTTGGTACATTGGGgtattaaaaatacaaaattaaaCTTACAAgaaatttcttcaaaaataattgatgtCTGTTGCGCTCCAACTACAGAGGGTACTGGTATTGGTTGTGATAACATGAGTATCACTATCGTGGCTTTGTTAAAGGATGGCGAATCCACCGAGCAATGGTTCGATAGAATAAGGAGCAAGAACCACGCCAGCCATCTCTCCTTCGGCGAAAGAAAAAGAGCTATCTTCACCTATTTCCAATTCCCACCATTCGATCCAAAGGTTGATATCAATGAGGATCCTGCTTTTGACGTCACTTTGAAGAAACCAACTGAGTCATTAGACGACCATGGCGCAGGTGACAATAAGGTTGCTCCAAACGGCAGACCACGTTTAGGCGGTCCAAACGGTCCGGTTGATTTATTCTCTTTGGAAGCTTTATTAGGCGCTAGTGGTATTCAGCTATCTCCAGTTAGCGGTGGCGAGGATGGTGATGCCAATTCCCAATTCGCTCAAGGTACTGCTTTATCTGAAATGTTGGCTTCTTTGACTAATGCCGCCTCTGCACAGGCTGCTGCCTCTGCTAATACGCATTGTGAAggtgaagatgaagatgtaGAGCTTAAAGACAGCGACGATAagaaatttgaagaaattaactaatgatttaaaaagCAAGCAAACAAGTTGGTGAACAATTATTTGACATTTTTCATAAGAAATTAGCTTTAGtcaaaaaacaaatattacATACACAAAtgaatacaaataaaaaaccCAATAATTTTAAGCTATTACTGCCATTAGCAACCATAgtatcaattaatttttaatacttTAATATCGATTACATACATATCtccatatatatatatatatataacttatTACATGTACATTAACTAagaatttattgttttcaatGACCGTAAACATTACATGAAGTTTCCCATACGATTTTATTAAACTCATCGAGAGtcaaatttttaacattcGAGATCACAATTGCAACTTCCTCCATAGTGCAAGGTTCGTTTCTTCCTTTGACCATTGTAACTTTTAATTCATCCTCATTAAGTTTTGGAactttctctttctttacTGATTTAAAAGGTGATACATAAATAGCTGATGTTACTTTATCAGGAGCCTGTAAATACCTATAAGATGCATGCGTAGGGCGTATTGAACACCAGGGTGCGTCGGTTTCGATCAATAGTCTCTCTATTGGTACAAGTTCTGCACATTTGATGTTCTCTTCATCACGTAGGGAGGCGCCGTTCATCCCAATGAATGCATTCGATGACAATTGCAAGATTCTGTCCATATCGGATAGTGAGCCTGTGAAAGAATGCACGACGAATTTCCTAGTGGCATCGAatttataatgaatatCGTTATTTGTTTTAACTAATCCCTTAATGTTGAAGTAATCCGCTGTATCAATGAAACCATCTATAAATTTCGATAGAATCTGGATAAAATCATCACAACAATTCCTCATATGCAAGAACAGTGGTTTCTGAGCCAGCCCAGGAAGACAACTCAATTTCAATTGCTCTTCGAAAAAGAGCTTCTGCATATCCTTAGACGAGTAATACAGTCTATCATAGTCCATCCCGATCTCACCCACTGCCCTGAAATTCGTATCCTTCAATACCTCGGCGTACAAATTATACAACTCAGCCAACCTTGCCTTCGCTATAGAATGCAACTCGCTGTCAGCCATGATGACGCCTTCATAAAGCGACTCATTATGCGCCTCATCATGGGTTGGGTTATCCATTGTTGAGTAAGCGTCTTGTCCGAACTCATTGACAGAACATGGATGCACACCGACGGTGTAGTACAAGTTCATGGCGACCTCTGGATTTCGATACTTGTTTATCAATGCGATTGCATCCTTGGACTCCGAAACAGACGAGCCAGTTATCAATGCTGCCCCGACACCTCTCGCCTGAGCTCTCTCTAGCACACACGCCAGATCCGACTCATGTTTCGCCGAGCCGTTGTAGATGCCTTTATACATCTGGTCAGTGATGTTAAAACCAATATCGTAATATAGAGGACGAGTCATCTTAGGGATAGCAATAGCCTTGGCGAACCGTTGTATGCAAAACATTCTATACGATCACGTATCTGTTCAACGAATGCACTATATACATCTacatacacacatatatatggGGTCATTACTAGAGATTTCACTGCCCCGGATAGGG comes from the Tetrapisispora phaffii CBS 4417 chromosome 1, complete genome genome and includes:
- the SKT5 gene encoding Skt5p (similar to Saccharomyces cerevisiae SKT5 (YBL061C) and SHC1 (YER096W); ancestral locus Anc_7.386), with amino-acid sequence MNFNGATNSILKDDHKIHPFKKIAMAHKDDTNEYVDLKNYQDSSINDSNYSLYKDNFSDDNSLSVRSNTDIDVNATSNGDIASSAVTSELNFKKPSVSNRHDRKRTKSMDLSHLYRKDEDSDSEFTATNEFIASASHEILQQQLDENPSALTPRLETIEMYRQNLKKSKDPIALFEFAQYMLQTALSMKSSDGAISNNGMNLQFNAEDGIDCMELRKQFLKESHHYLKKLASKGYVDAQYLLGDAYASGAFGKVDNKESFNQFRAAAKHGHVESAYRASYCLENGLGTTRDSKKSIDFLKFAATRNHQSSMFKLGLYSFYGRMGISDDITTKQNGIKWLSRAAARANKLTAAAPYELAKIYQRGFLDLIIPDEKYAVELYIQAASLGHTTSAVLLGQLYETGNSSIKQDVSLSVHYYTQAAMNGNPIGMMGLCAWYILGAEPAFAKDESEAYEWAYKAANCGYPKAQFTLGYFLEKGKGCEKDINNAWKWYEVAAKNNDPRAKRKLESRDQSTSSAQDVSLNERPHHERSRSTNTVNLFKSTTKELFNNLDSDEDKFTASVDEIVGSLSTPMEMNQDTYTSSPVKMNPSRSIPVDTLTSNNSTSSQNYFTNDIGNNSPRKQSSTTNIPVNSKSKFNTTSFSKKPISKSSNYGDVTKKKKNCLIM
- the TPHA0A00980 gene encoding 3'-5'-exodeoxyribonuclease (similar to Saccharomyces cerevisiae YBL055C; ancestral locus Anc_7.373), whose protein sequence is MFCIQRFAKAIAIPKMTRPLYYDIGFNITDQMYKGIYNGSAKHESDLACVLERAQARGVGAALITGSSVSESKDAIALINKYRNPEVAMNLYYTVGVHPCSVNEFGQDAYSTMDNPTHDEAHNESLYEGVIMADSELHSIAKARLAELYNLYAEVLKDTNFRAVGEIGMDYDRLYYSSKDMQKLFFEEQLKLSCLPGLAQKPLFLHMRNCCDDFIQILSKFIDGFIDTADYFNIKGLVKTNNDIHYKFDATRKFVVHSFTGSLSDMDRILQLSSNAFIGMNGASLRDEENIKCAELVPIERLLIETDAPWCSIRPTHASYRYLQAPDKVTSAIYVSPFKSVKKEKVPKLNEDELKVTMVKGRNEPCTMEEVAIVISNVKNLTLDEFNKIVWETSCNVYGH
- the ARP2 gene encoding actin-related protein 2 (similar to Saccharomyces cerevisiae ARP2 (YDL029W); ancestral locus Anc_3.161), which encodes MDPHSPIVLDQGTGFVKIGRAGENFPDHTFPSIVGRPILRAEERGNLNIPLKDVMIGEEASAVRSYLQISYPMENGIIKNWTDMELLWDYAFYEQMKLPSTSGGKVLLTEPPLNPLKNREKMCEVMFEKYDFGGVYVAIQAVLALYAQGLSSGVVIDSGDGVTHIVPVYESVVLNHLTRRLDVAGRDVTRHLIDLLSRRGYAFNRTADFETVRQIKEKLCYVSYDLELDTKLARETTTLVENYELPDGRVIKVGQERFEAAECLFQPNLVDVESAGVGELLFNTIQSADIDVRSSLYKAIVLSGGSSMYPGLPSRIEKELKQLWYTRVLNNDPARLDKFKVRIEDPPRRKHMVFIGGAVLASIMADKDHMWLSKQEWAESGPAAMAKFGPR
- the TPHA0A00950 gene encoding uncharacterized protein (similar to Saccharomyces cerevisiae YBL059W and YER093C-A; ancestral locus Anc_7.381), with protein sequence MALSNCSIDEFGARYRERRRYQMMKFFGFSIMTLLLCRVSINKVKASVVKPSYFELNYSTVAGPGDLRKNLLSSMLLASGITVGVFGMLVNGSCWTWDISNLTEFRKYKGIASSLEDNGTSPIKRFTNLPLVNEEMQEVYDAVDRALQKL
- the PTC3 gene encoding type 2C protein phosphatase PTC3 (similar to Saccharomyces cerevisiae PTC3 (YBL056W) and PTC2 (YER089C); ancestral locus Anc_7.374), producing the protein MGQILSNPVTEKNEAQNGDVLTSYGFSDMQGWRMSMEDSHIADLNILSKLGQSPASKDHIAFYSIFDGHGGSNVSKFCGEKVVSILLGLPSFTENINNDSRKSFSDILVELYLNADIELLKDPVLKNDHSGCTATSILVSDLQKKIYCANSGDSRTVLSTDAAAKALSYDHKPTLASERSRIVAAKGFVEMDRVNGNLALSRALGDFEFKSNDELSAHEQIVTCVPDIAEHNIDYDNDEFVILACDGIWDCLTSQECVDLVHWGIKNTKLNLQEISSKIIDVCCAPTTEGTGIGCDNMSITIVALLKDGESTEQWFDRIRSKNHASHLSFGERKRAIFTYFQFPPFDPKVDINEDPAFDVTLKKPTESLDDHGAGDNKVAPNGRPRLGGPNGPVDLFSLEALLGASGIQLSPVSGGEDGDANSQFAQGTALSEMLASLTNAASAQAAASANTHCEGEDEDVELKDSDDKKFEEIN
- the CMC2 gene encoding Cmc2p (similar to Saccharomyces cerevisiae YBL059C-A; ancestral locus Anc_7.382), whose amino-acid sequence is MHPQLEQKKFHSCLDFIEALDKCHQKGFYKRVFGVCNNEKDALTECLKEAKRQAVVSTIQEKKEKRKKVEEKWKQLEAAEFGEDMILKKIMEKHNISESDLIK
- the PTH2 gene encoding aminoacyl-tRNA hydrolase (similar to Saccharomyces cerevisiae PTH2 (YBL057C); ancestral locus Anc_7.376), whose protein sequence is MFRMCFCRLQRVEARPTWPPPGAEKMEVVMAVCISGRLGWGVTVTCESPPSHATPPPSMSKQSLLVLSTAAVSLATGVLIGSMLSKGNTRSHARPPARPPARTPANTTEQVPKAPVLAQSSSESEFETETESDYEIESLQLNDVPGEVRLALVIRQDLQMTKGKIAAQCCHAALQCFRNIAVNSEKISYNPVMTDRWLRNGQAKITLKCPDKELMDELFAKAISLGVNACVIHDAGRTQIEAGSATVLGLGPAPKQVLDLITGDLKLY